GGTGCCGTGGTCGAAAAGCTCGGCACGGCGACCGCGTCGGCCGAGGAAATCATCGGACTGGTCGAACATGGAGCCTGAGAACCTTTTCGGACGGGTGCTCGATCTCGACTCGGCGATCGCGTGGCGCGAAGCGTTGCGCGCGCAGTCCAAGCGCGTCGTGTTTACCAACGGCGTGTTCGACGTTTTGCACGCCGGCCACGTGGCCTATCTCGCCTGGGCTCGCTCGCAAGGCGACGCGCTGATGCTGGGCCTAAACACCGATGCGTCCGTGCGCGCGATCAAAGGCGACCTCCGGCCGATCGTGCCCTTCGACGAACGCGCCCGCGTGCTCGCGGCTCTGCGCAGCGTCGACGCCGTCGTCGCATTCGGCGAACGTACGCCCGAGGTGCTGCTCGACCGAATCAAGCCCGACGTCCACGTGAAAAGCGCGCAATATCGCGAAGACGAACTGCCCGAGCGCGACGTCGTCATCGCCGGCGGCGGAACGATTCTGCTCGCCCCGCACATCGAAGGCACGTCGACGACCGACACGATCGCCCGCATCATCCAACGCTACGGCAGCTAACCCGTTGTGTGCGGATTATGTCATCCTGAGCCTGTCGAAGGACGGAGCCTGTCGAAGGACGGAGCCTGTCGAAGCAACGGTATCGAGGACAGCGATGTGCGACGCTCGTGGTTCGACAAGCTCACCATGACAATGGTGCGGCGCTCGTGGTTCGACAAGCTCACCATGACAACGGTGTGGCGCTGATGGTTCGACAAGCTCACCATGACAATGGTGCGGCGCTCGTGGTTCGACAAGCTCACCATGACAGCGGTGTGGCGCTCGTGGTTCGACAAGCTCACCATGGCGGCGTTGCCTCTTGTCATCCTGAGCCTGTCGAAGGACGCTGATGCGCATCGCGTTTACCTGTAACGGGCCCGGGGAGATGGCGGGCTGGGCTCGGCCGT
This genomic window from Candidatus Baltobacteraceae bacterium contains:
- a CDS encoding adenylyltransferase/cytidyltransferase family protein, with amino-acid sequence MEPENLFGRVLDLDSAIAWREALRAQSKRVVFTNGVFDVLHAGHVAYLAWARSQGDALMLGLNTDASVRAIKGDLRPIVPFDERARVLAALRSVDAVVAFGERTPEVLLDRIKPDVHVKSAQYREDELPERDVVIAGGGTILLAPHIEGTSTTDTIARIIQRYGS